From Fundulus heteroclitus isolate FHET01 chromosome 5, MU-UCD_Fhet_4.1, whole genome shotgun sequence, a single genomic window includes:
- the dctd gene encoding deoxycytidylate deaminase has product MEDSQMPDLLNSGTTRKREDYLEWPEYFMAVAFLSAQRSKDPSSQVGACIVNQENKIVGIGYNGMPNGCDDDLLPWSRSDDDRLNTKYPYVCHAELNAIMNKNSADVKGCTMYVALFPCNECAKLIIQAGLKEVVYLSDKYHDTPEMTASRRLLSMAGVHFRQFKPKRSEIVIDFDSINHQGMLDHASK; this is encoded by the exons ATGGAAGACAGTCAGATGCCGGACCTGTTAAACAG TGGAACGACCCGGAAAAGGGAGGACTACCTGGAGTGGCCGGAGTACTTCATGGCTGTGgccttcctgtcagctcagcGAAGCAAAGACCCAAGTTCTCag GTGGGCGCCTGCATAGTGAATCAGGAGAATAAGATCGTCGGCATCGGTTACAACGGTATGCCCAATGGCTGCGATGACGACCTGTTACCCTGGTCTCGTTCTGATGATGATCGGCTCAACACCAAATACCCGTACG TGTGTCACGCAGAGCTGAATGCCATCATGAACAAGAACAGTGCCGACGTGAAAGGATGCACCATGTATGTGGCTTTGTTCCCATGCAATGAGTGCGCTAAGCTTATCATCCAGGCAG GCCTTAAGGAAGTGGTGTACCTTTCTGACAAGTACCATGATACACCTGAGATGACTGCTTCCAGAAGGCTGCTCAGCATGGCTGGAGTCCACTTCAG GCAGTTCAAGCCCAAGAGGTCGGAGATTGTTATTGATTTTGATTCCATTAACCACCAGGGAATGCTGGATCACGCCTCCAAGTGA